In Verrucomicrobiota bacterium, the genomic window CATGATCTCGGCACCCTTCTGGCTTCCCCTGCTCGGCGCGCTCACAATCCTTGTCGCCATCCGCATGGGCAGGCCGATCCTGTTTCGCCAGCCACGGCCAGGTCTCCACGGCCACGTTTTCTTGATGCTCAAATTCAGAACCATGACCGACATCAAGAATGCCACCGGTGATTTCCCTCCCGATTCCGAACGACTCACCCAATTCGGACAGTGGCTTCGATCCACATCCCTCGATGAGCTGCCGGAATTGCTCAATGTGCTCCGGGGAGACATGAGTTTGGTCGGGCCGCGTCCGCTGCTGGTTCGATACTTGGAACGGTACACCCCGGAACAAGCCCGACGACACAACGTCAAACCCGGACTCACCGGATGGGCCCAGGTGAACGGTCGAAACGCTCTTAGCTGGGAGGAAAAATTTCGCCTCGATTGTTGGTACGTCGATCATCAGTCCCTGTGGCTCGATCTCAAGATCCTTGGCCTGACCCTCGGGCGGGTGTTCCGGCGCGAGGGCATCAGCGCGACAGGAGAAGCCACGATGCCTGAGTTTATGGGATCCACCAAGGAGTCTTCGGCGAAATAAACGCCCGTTGCGCTCATAAAAAACCGGCGGACCTCCTGGAGGTT contains:
- a CDS encoding sugar transferase, whose translation is MVKRACDLILTMISAPFWLPLLGALTILVAIRMGRPILFRQPRPGLHGHVFLMLKFRTMTDIKNATGDFPPDSERLTQFGQWLRSTSLDELPELLNVLRGDMSLVGPRPLLVRYLERYTPEQARRHNVKPGLTGWAQVNGRNALSWEEKFRLDCWYVDHQSLWLDLKILGLTLGRVFRREGISATGEATMPEFMGSTKESSAK